One stretch of Pigmentiphaga aceris DNA includes these proteins:
- a CDS encoding ABC transporter ATP-binding protein, translating into MSLLPTFAWPTFALPTSVSSAAMPADASSGAASPNAACPIPTSADAQPHALLRITDIAKSFGASRVLESVSLDVRAGETLGLIGPNGAGKTTLFNIITGFLHADTGTVLFEGRDLGTMPSPARARLGLVRTFQKSLVFPTQSIRRNVAMAVRAQGSGAYRWWGGRAAHAQADATAQALIDGCALAGRGDELVADLSYGEQRIVDMLIALAQSPRVLLLDEPTAGLSTEEAAQLLALVRQHHAQTAVVLIAHDIDVVFRECDRIAVLDLGRLIAIDTPEVVRQHPGVRAAYLGALAEVQA; encoded by the coding sequence ATGAGTCTGTTGCCGACCTTCGCATGGCCGACGTTTGCCTTGCCGACTTCTGTGTCGTCCGCTGCAATGCCTGCCGATGCATCATCCGGTGCTGCATCACCAAACGCCGCATGCCCAATTCCTACGTCTGCCGATGCCCAGCCGCACGCGCTGCTGCGCATCACCGACATCGCCAAGTCCTTCGGCGCGTCACGTGTGCTGGAATCGGTCAGCCTTGATGTGCGCGCCGGCGAAACGCTTGGCCTGATCGGGCCGAACGGCGCGGGCAAGACCACCTTGTTCAACATCATCACCGGGTTCCTGCACGCCGATACCGGCACGGTGCTGTTCGAGGGGCGTGACCTGGGCACCATGCCGTCGCCTGCGCGCGCGCGGCTTGGGCTGGTGCGCACCTTCCAGAAAAGCCTGGTGTTCCCGACGCAATCGATTCGCCGCAACGTTGCCATGGCCGTGCGTGCGCAAGGGAGCGGAGCTTATCGCTGGTGGGGTGGCCGCGCTGCCCATGCGCAGGCCGACGCCACGGCGCAGGCGCTGATCGATGGCTGCGCATTGGCCGGTCGTGGTGACGAGCTGGTGGCTGACCTGTCTTACGGTGAACAACGCATCGTCGACATGCTGATCGCGCTGGCGCAATCGCCGCGTGTGCTGCTGCTGGACGAACCCACGGCCGGGCTATCGACTGAGGAAGCTGCGCAGTTGCTGGCGCTGGTGCGTCAGCATCATGCGCAGACCGCCGTTGTACTGATCGCCCATGACATCGACGTGGTGTTCCGCGAATGCGACCGCATTGCGGTGCTGGACCTGGGACGCTTGATCGCCATCGATACGCCTGAAGTCGTGCGCCAGCATCCGGGTGTGCGCGCAGCCTACCTGGGCGCACTGGCCGAGGTGCAGGCATGA
- a CDS encoding ABC transporter ATP-binding protein, which yields MSNTDQLVRFESVSAGYGGVTVLDRIDLSLARGEVLAVLGRNGAGKTTLLNALFNLGPELSGRITVKGESVTNWPTHRIARLGLALVPQGRGVFHTLAVHESLRLATLARKPAGRSVSPSASPWTLDRVYREFPRLHERRLASSGALSGGERQMLALARALLTQADTIVLDEPSEGLAPLAVEEVLVHHVSRLAAEGLTVVLAEQNVAMALRVATRALVLSAGRMVFDGTPAALAADHALHQEHLGV from the coding sequence ATGAGCAACACCGATCAACTCGTGCGTTTCGAAAGCGTCTCGGCGGGCTATGGCGGCGTTACGGTCCTGGATCGCATCGATCTGAGCCTGGCGCGTGGCGAGGTGTTGGCCGTGCTCGGTCGCAACGGTGCGGGCAAGACCACGCTGCTGAACGCCTTGTTCAACCTGGGGCCGGAACTGAGCGGACGCATCACGGTGAAAGGCGAGTCCGTCACCAACTGGCCCACGCATCGCATCGCTCGCCTGGGCCTGGCTTTGGTGCCGCAAGGGCGCGGCGTGTTCCACACCCTTGCCGTGCACGAAAGCCTGCGCCTGGCGACGCTGGCACGCAAGCCGGCTGGCAGGTCGGTTAGCCCCTCGGCTAGCCCCTGGACGCTCGATCGCGTCTACCGCGAATTCCCCCGCCTGCATGAGCGTCGTCTGGCATCCAGCGGCGCACTCAGCGGCGGCGAGCGGCAGATGCTAGCGCTGGCGCGTGCGCTGCTGACGCAGGCCGACACCATCGTGCTCGACGAGCCCAGCGAAGGTCTGGCCCCGCTGGCGGTCGAAGAAGTGCTGGTGCATCACGTCTCCCGGCTGGCGGCAGAAGGTCTGACGGTGGTACTGGCGGAACAGAACGTGGCGATGGCCTTGCGGGTTGCCACCCGCGCGCTGGTGCTGTCGGCAGGACGTATGGTGTTCGACGGCACCCCGGCGGCGCTTGCCGCCGACCATGCGCTGCATCAAGAGCACCTTGGGGTCTAG
- a CDS encoding branched-chain amino acid ABC transporter permease, which yields MSYYLVQTLNALSFSVLLMLTGLGLSLVLSLMNFVNLTHGSFFLLGGYVAIHWIGAGAPWWMAFPAAFVIAGAVGLVLDRFPFGRFYPRTHLMQVLLTYGLSVIFADLMRWGFGADTVSLPTPELLRGVVFVAGLPFPIYRLFIIATGGVLALGLWYAIDRTLWGAAIRACVIDRGIVETLGLNTRRIFTVGVVLAAGLGGLGGALGSGMLSAYPGLDEEVLLLALLVVVVGGLGSFGGTVLSALLLGFVTTFSRVWLPEFANFLSLGIMAAVLVMWPSGLVVRKMRQV from the coding sequence GTGTCCTACTACCTTGTCCAGACGCTGAACGCGCTGTCCTTCTCGGTGTTGCTGATGCTCACCGGGCTGGGCCTGTCGCTGGTGCTGAGCCTGATGAACTTCGTGAACCTCACGCACGGTTCATTTTTCCTGCTGGGCGGCTACGTGGCTATCCATTGGATAGGCGCAGGCGCACCGTGGTGGATGGCATTCCCCGCTGCTTTTGTGATCGCTGGCGCGGTCGGTCTGGTGCTGGACCGCTTCCCCTTCGGCCGCTTCTATCCGCGCACGCACCTGATGCAGGTGCTGCTGACCTACGGCCTGTCGGTGATCTTTGCCGACCTGATGCGCTGGGGCTTCGGGGCAGATACGGTGTCGCTGCCCACGCCAGAACTGTTGCGCGGCGTGGTGTTTGTCGCGGGTCTGCCATTCCCGATCTATCGCCTGTTCATCATCGCCACGGGCGGTGTGCTGGCGCTGGGGCTTTGGTATGCGATTGACCGCACCTTGTGGGGCGCGGCGATCCGCGCCTGCGTGATCGATCGCGGCATTGTCGAAACCCTGGGTTTGAATACGCGGCGCATCTTCACTGTGGGCGTGGTGCTGGCGGCGGGCCTGGGCGGCCTGGGTGGCGCACTGGGCTCGGGCATGTTGTCGGCATATCCGGGACTGGATGAAGAAGTGCTGTTGCTGGCCTTGCTGGTGGTGGTGGTCGGTGGCCTGGGTAGCTTTGGCGGCACGGTGCTGAGCGCCTTGCTGCTTGGCTTTGTCACGACCTTCAGCCGTGTGTGGCTGCCGGAATTCGCCAACTTCCTGTCGCTTGGCATCATGGCAGCGGTGTTGGTCATGTGGCCGTCGGGCCTGGTCGTGCGCAAGATGAGGCAGGTATGA
- a CDS encoding alpha/beta hydrolase has protein sequence MHPILPASSASISPLFAPRRMRIAAMLLLSACALPAFAQTTPLPAAIPPLSSPVVIADDIPVGVPAAVAREHRLVSKDGKRRYEIKIAAPSGMAPDKGFPVLFILDGRTALGALNGAYLEGAPPAKIATVFIDYEADQPNSGGFRAWDYLPGPRPGNAPQPGEEQGGGADDFLVFLDNEVIPLVKREIPVDTSRLGLYGHSYSGLFVLHALFTRSDMFQTYIATSPSLWWQNRAVSEEAKEYFQRQAVPGGRKLFVLVGGKERRQPRPGTPQPLSPDMPDAQFFSEQLMRQSSFSTRFRLIPDKNHSEMLPASIGPAIHFMN, from the coding sequence ATGCATCCCATCTTGCCCGCCTCGTCTGCGTCCATCTCCCCCCTTTTTGCACCACGCCGCATGCGCATCGCGGCGATGCTGCTGCTCTCGGCCTGTGCCCTGCCCGCCTTTGCGCAGACCACTCCACTGCCCGCCGCCATCCCGCCCCTGTCATCGCCCGTGGTCATTGCTGACGACATTCCGGTAGGCGTGCCCGCAGCGGTAGCGCGCGAACATCGGCTGGTGTCCAAGGACGGCAAACGCCGCTACGAAATCAAGATCGCGGCACCATCCGGCATGGCACCCGACAAAGGTTTTCCGGTGCTGTTCATCCTGGATGGACGCACGGCACTGGGCGCATTGAATGGTGCCTATCTTGAAGGCGCGCCACCGGCAAAAATCGCGACTGTCTTCATCGACTACGAAGCCGACCAGCCGAATTCAGGCGGCTTCCGCGCCTGGGACTACCTGCCCGGCCCACGCCCCGGCAACGCCCCGCAACCTGGTGAAGAACAAGGCGGCGGTGCAGACGATTTCCTGGTATTTCTCGATAACGAGGTCATTCCGCTGGTGAAACGCGAGATCCCCGTCGACACCTCGCGCCTGGGCCTGTACGGCCATTCATACAGCGGCCTGTTTGTATTGCACGCACTGTTCACCCGGTCCGACATGTTCCAGACCTACATTGCCACCAGCCCATCGCTGTGGTGGCAGAACCGTGCGGTGTCTGAAGAAGCCAAGGAGTATTTCCAGAGACAGGCAGTTCCCGGTGGGCGAAAGCTGTTCGTACTGGTAGGCGGCAAGGAACGCCGCCAACCGCGCCCGGGCACCCCGCAACCGCTGTCGCCAGATATGCCGGATGCGCAGTTCTTCTCGGAACAGCTGATGCGCCAAAGCAGCTTCAGCACGCGCTTTCGCCTGATCCCCGACAAGAACCACAGCGAGATGCTGCCCGCGTCGATCGGGCCGGCGATTCATTTCATGAATTGA
- a CDS encoding ABC transporter ATP-binding protein has translation MFDIRHLRVAYGERTIISDLSVQPLQTGTVTALLGPNGSGKSTLLKALAGLTRISGGQVLLDDQDLTSASFETRARQVVYLPQSLPAAVHLRVFESVLVAANASTFADGGSASVAAVQSLLERLGIGHLAMQYLDSLSGGQKQLVGLAQAMIRRPRLLLLDEPLSALDLNYQFHVMDLLNQETRENGLITVIVLHDLNIALRHADYTLMIRKGELIAEGSPREVISPSSLADVYGVVGRVEPCSRGIPQVLIDGLHNPIH, from the coding sequence GTGTTCGATATCCGTCACCTTCGCGTCGCTTACGGCGAGCGCACCATCATTTCCGACCTGTCGGTGCAGCCGCTGCAAACCGGCACTGTCACAGCACTGCTCGGCCCCAACGGCAGTGGCAAGTCCACGCTGTTGAAAGCACTGGCTGGCCTGACCCGTATTTCTGGCGGCCAGGTGCTGCTGGATGACCAGGACCTGACCTCGGCCAGTTTCGAGACACGTGCGCGACAAGTGGTGTATTTGCCGCAGTCTCTGCCGGCCGCCGTGCACCTGCGGGTGTTCGAATCGGTGTTGGTGGCAGCCAATGCGTCCACGTTTGCAGATGGCGGCAGCGCCAGTGTCGCCGCCGTGCAGAGCTTGCTGGAACGCTTGGGCATTGGCCATTTGGCCATGCAGTACCTAGACAGCCTGTCCGGTGGTCAGAAGCAGCTGGTTGGCTTGGCACAAGCCATGATCCGCCGTCCGCGCCTGTTGTTGCTGGACGAACCCCTGTCGGCGCTGGACTTGAACTATCAATTCCACGTGATGGACCTGCTGAATCAGGAAACCCGCGAAAACGGCTTGATCACCGTGATCGTGTTGCACGACCTGAACATCGCGCTGCGCCACGCCGATTACACCCTGATGATTCGCAAGGGCGAACTGATCGCCGAAGGCTCCCCGCGTGAGGTGATCAGCCCGTCTTCGCTAGCTGATGTCTACGGGGTGGTGGGGCGCGTCGAACCTTGCTCGCGCGGCATTCCCCAGGTGCTGATCGACGGCTTGCACAACCCGATTCATTGA
- a CDS encoding ABC transporter substrate-binding protein, with translation MTSTSITRRHLLAATAASALGLGLMRPVRAAGGTTPIKIALVTSLSGPFAALGESMRAGLELLIAESGRQMGGRPVTLLVEDDQGKPDEAVRKVRKLLSQDKVDVLCGVISAAVALAIRDIVADAKALTFISIAAANGLAREAASPYIFRPTKTSWMLGHTGALWTYDKIAKEGGITLGSDYAAGREYVGDFINTYRQQGGKVGQQLWTPLGTADFAPIVMNLAAAAPSFVYAFFPGADAVRFLQQMRDFKLQDKIRVIGPGALFDQEDVLPAAGDAGLGGVNTYHQSPGAPASAAFAAAYLKARNRIPGEASTSAYATGQVIRAGIEAVAGDIAQKDKLKERLLSAPVSTALGPMRFDARNNQAILDIYVNEVRRGADGKPFNTVVHTYPAIQDPGPKA, from the coding sequence ATGACTTCGACTTCGATCACCCGCCGCCATCTGCTTGCCGCCACTGCTGCCTCTGCGCTTGGTCTCGGCCTGATGCGCCCCGTGCGCGCAGCCGGTGGCACCACGCCGATCAAGATCGCGCTGGTCACGTCCTTGTCCGGCCCGTTCGCGGCCCTGGGCGAAAGCATGCGTGCCGGCCTGGAATTGTTGATTGCTGAATCGGGCAGGCAGATGGGCGGACGACCGGTCACGTTGCTGGTCGAAGACGACCAGGGCAAGCCCGACGAAGCCGTGCGCAAGGTGCGCAAGCTGCTGTCGCAAGACAAGGTCGATGTGCTGTGCGGCGTGATCAGTGCTGCCGTGGCGCTGGCCATTCGCGATATCGTGGCCGATGCCAAAGCACTGACCTTCATCTCGATCGCCGCCGCCAACGGCCTGGCGCGCGAAGCCGCCAGCCCCTACATCTTCCGTCCCACCAAGACCAGCTGGATGCTTGGCCACACCGGTGCGCTGTGGACCTACGACAAGATTGCCAAGGAAGGCGGGATCACGCTGGGCTCGGACTACGCGGCCGGCCGTGAATACGTGGGCGACTTCATCAATACCTATCGCCAGCAGGGCGGCAAGGTCGGCCAGCAACTGTGGACCCCGCTGGGCACCGCCGACTTCGCGCCCATTGTGATGAACCTGGCTGCTGCTGCCCCGTCCTTCGTCTACGCCTTCTTCCCCGGCGCCGACGCCGTGCGTTTCCTGCAGCAGATGCGTGACTTCAAGTTGCAGGACAAAATTCGCGTGATCGGCCCGGGCGCATTGTTCGATCAGGAAGACGTGTTGCCGGCTGCTGGCGACGCGGGCCTGGGCGGCGTCAACACCTACCATCAGTCACCGGGTGCACCGGCCTCGGCCGCGTTTGCTGCGGCCTACCTGAAGGCACGCAACCGCATCCCGGGCGAAGCCAGCACCTCGGCCTACGCCACTGGTCAGGTCATCCGCGCAGGCATCGAAGCCGTGGCCGGTGACATCGCGCAGAAGGACAAGCTGAAAGAGCGCCTGCTGTCTGCACCGGTATCGACCGCACTCGGCCCGATGCGCTTCGACGCGCGCAACAACCAGGCCATTCTGGACATCTACGTGAACGAAGTGCGTCGCGGTGCCGACGGCAAGCCGTTCAACACCGTGGTCCACACCTACCCGGCGATCCAGGACCCGGGTCCGAAGGCCTGA
- a CDS encoding alpha/beta hydrolase codes for MLSSPRPLAGETRWQVETLAPPRALGQSPSETPAPWRSVDGERAYTVQVVSPLHTDPDTCLPLLYALDGELVLAALHALPACPVRVVAISHDSDRKSGRAYDYTPPIAQRGVLHDPRVPEWRAGGADAFLSFIVDTLQPEVAEAFAVDPDCQILYGHSYGGLFVLHALSTRPHAFSAYLAASPALWWFELQASRPIQLVETLAAQSLTHAVDVVVTAGGQEAWHPVAIGADGTPASRSGGVPTLPAARGLAALLANVPGVHARFHDFPQATHHTMLAESARFALDFAAHAAASHAPSASPLSR; via the coding sequence GTGCTTTCTTCACCCAGACCGTTGGCTGGCGAAACCCGCTGGCAGGTCGAAACCCTGGCCCCGCCGCGTGCGCTGGGCCAGTCGCCGTCAGAGACGCCTGCCCCTTGGCGCTCTGTTGACGGCGAACGCGCCTACACCGTGCAAGTGGTGTCGCCGCTGCATACCGACCCGGACACGTGTCTGCCCTTGCTGTATGCGCTGGATGGCGAACTGGTCTTGGCGGCGCTGCATGCTTTGCCGGCCTGCCCGGTGCGGGTGGTGGCGATCTCGCACGACAGTGACCGCAAGTCGGGCCGGGCCTACGACTACACCCCACCCATTGCACAGCGCGGCGTGCTGCATGACCCGCGTGTGCCCGAATGGCGTGCAGGTGGGGCCGATGCGTTTCTGTCGTTCATTGTGGATACCTTGCAGCCCGAGGTAGCAGAGGCTTTCGCGGTCGATCCCGATTGCCAGATCTTGTACGGGCATTCCTACGGTGGCCTGTTCGTGCTGCATGCACTCAGCACCCGTCCGCATGCGTTTTCGGCGTATCTGGCCGCCAGCCCCGCGCTGTGGTGGTTTGAATTGCAGGCGTCTCGTCCGATCCAGCTGGTTGAAACGCTGGCTGCGCAGTCGCTGACGCACGCGGTCGATGTGGTAGTAACGGCGGGTGGGCAGGAAGCCTGGCACCCGGTTGCCATTGGTGCAGACGGCACGCCTGCCAGCCGAAGCGGTGGCGTGCCTACGCTGCCCGCTGCGCGCGGCTTGGCCGCGCTGCTGGCCAACGTGCCCGGCGTGCATGCCCGTTTCCATGATTTCCCCCAGGCCACGCATCACACCATGCTGGCCGAGTCGGCGCGTTTCGCGCTGGACTTTGCGGCGCACGCTGCCGCCTCGCATGCCCCCAGCGCGTCTCCGCTTTCCCGATGA
- a CDS encoding FecCD family ABC transporter permease, translating into MLRRRIGLVALLAGIIVLAILADFMLGPAGLGLRDLAYALFNPQATDPTTRVIVWDIRLPQALMAMAVGMALGLAGAEMQTILNNPLASPFTLGLSSAAAFGASLVIVLDIGIPGLPASWLIAGNAFAFALLAALLLDAVARWGGMNASGVVLFGIALVFSFNALVALVQFVASAEALQGLVFWTMGSLTRASWGKLGMLLLVFAIILPLSIRDSWRLTAMRLGEDRAASFGINVRRLRRTALIRISVLSALAVAFVGTISFIGLVAPHIARRLFGEDHRFYLPGSALVGGVILSLASIASKNIVSGIVIPVGIVTSLVGIPFFLAVVFRRQMQ; encoded by the coding sequence ATGTTGCGGCGTCGGATCGGCCTGGTGGCCTTGTTGGCTGGCATCATTGTGCTGGCCATTCTTGCCGACTTCATGCTTGGCCCGGCCGGCCTGGGCCTGCGTGACCTGGCCTATGCGCTGTTCAATCCGCAGGCCACCGACCCCACCACGCGGGTCATCGTCTGGGACATCCGGCTGCCGCAGGCGCTGATGGCCATGGCAGTGGGCATGGCGCTTGGCCTGGCCGGTGCCGAAATGCAGACCATTTTGAACAACCCGCTGGCCAGCCCATTTACGCTGGGTCTGTCGTCGGCCGCTGCCTTTGGTGCGTCGCTGGTCATCGTGCTGGATATCGGCATTCCTGGCCTGCCGGCATCGTGGCTGATCGCGGGCAACGCCTTTGCCTTCGCCTTGCTGGCTGCCTTGCTGCTGGACGCGGTCGCGCGCTGGGGCGGCATGAACGCATCGGGCGTGGTGCTGTTCGGTATTGCGTTGGTGTTCTCGTTCAACGCACTGGTGGCCCTGGTGCAGTTCGTAGCCAGCGCCGAAGCCCTGCAAGGACTGGTGTTCTGGACCATGGGCAGCCTGACGCGCGCCAGCTGGGGCAAGCTGGGCATGTTGCTGCTGGTGTTTGCGATCATCCTGCCGCTGTCAATCCGCGATTCCTGGCGTCTGACTGCCATGCGCCTGGGCGAAGACCGCGCGGCCAGCTTCGGCATCAATGTGCGCCGTCTGCGCCGCACGGCGCTCATCCGCATCAGTGTGCTGTCGGCGCTGGCCGTGGCCTTTGTCGGCACCATCAGCTTCATCGGCCTGGTCGCGCCGCACATTGCGCGCCGGTTGTTTGGTGAGGATCACCGTTTCTATCTGCCCGGCAGCGCGCTGGTGGGCGGTGTGATTCTGTCGCTTGCGTCGATCGCGTCGAAGAATATCGTGTCGGGCATCGTCATTCCGGTCGGTATCGTCACGTCGCTGGTCGGCATTCCGTTCTTCCTGGCGGTCGTGTTCCGCCGTCAGATGCAGTAA
- a CDS encoding ABC transporter substrate-binding protein: MTLLRRFVCLFLFCTALAGGLASAAPITLTDVAGRKVVLPKPATRVVLAQARYLPMLGILTPDPVAILAGWSDEFKTSYASDYDDYLAKYPSLAKVPVVGRHTADTFSVETTLALRPDLVILTSAFAGIRPGTDASASPLVRAFDAAGVPVVVVDFFMKPLENTVPSIRILGQALGHEDRAEAFISFYESHMKRIGTQTAKVSSKPPVFVHAHAGSTDCCNSPGVGTFNDMITFAGGHNIGADVIKSATGSLGFEYINSRNPVVYVATGTGAGRRSGTGLAIGAGVELDAAQVGLKRVLDGAGLGALSAVRKGNAHGIWHGFNDSPLHVVFIESLARWIDPVGFKDVSPQQTLDEINQKFLTVPLRGTYMVDLPVAPGGASR; this comes from the coding sequence ATGACCTTGCTGCGCCGCTTTGTTTGCCTCTTCCTGTTCTGCACCGCTTTGGCGGGTGGACTCGCCAGCGCAGCGCCGATCACGCTGACAGACGTTGCCGGGCGCAAGGTCGTGTTGCCCAAGCCCGCAACCCGCGTGGTGTTGGCGCAGGCGCGTTACCTGCCCATGCTGGGCATTCTTACGCCTGACCCGGTGGCGATCCTGGCGGGCTGGTCCGACGAGTTCAAGACCTCTTACGCCAGCGACTACGACGATTACCTGGCGAAATATCCGTCCCTGGCCAAGGTGCCGGTGGTGGGTCGTCACACGGCAGACACTTTCTCGGTCGAAACCACGCTGGCACTGCGTCCCGACCTGGTGATCCTGACCTCTGCATTTGCCGGCATTCGCCCGGGCACCGACGCATCGGCCTCGCCGCTGGTTCGCGCCTTCGATGCGGCAGGCGTGCCGGTAGTGGTGGTCGACTTCTTCATGAAGCCGCTGGAAAACACGGTGCCCAGCATCCGTATTCTGGGTCAGGCACTGGGCCACGAAGATCGTGCTGAAGCCTTCATCAGCTTCTACGAATCGCACATGAAACGCATCGGCACGCAGACTGCCAAGGTCAGCAGCAAGCCGCCGGTGTTTGTGCACGCGCATGCCGGCAGCACCGACTGCTGCAACTCGCCGGGCGTAGGCACCTTCAATGACATGATCACGTTCGCAGGCGGCCACAACATCGGTGCCGATGTGATCAAGAGCGCCACCGGTTCGCTGGGCTTCGAGTACATCAACAGCCGCAATCCGGTCGTCTACGTGGCCACCGGCACGGGTGCCGGTCGTCGCAGCGGCACCGGTCTGGCAATCGGTGCCGGGGTGGAGCTGGACGCCGCCCAAGTCGGCCTGAAGCGTGTGCTGGACGGCGCTGGCCTGGGTGCCCTCAGCGCAGTGCGCAAGGGCAATGCCCATGGTATCTGGCACGGCTTCAATGACTCGCCGCTGCACGTGGTGTTCATCGAATCGCTGGCGCGCTGGATCGACCCGGTTGGTTTCAAGGACGTGTCGCCGCAGCAGACGCTGGACGAGATCAACCAGAAATTCCTGACGGTGCCGCTGCGCGGTACCTACATGGTGGATTTGCCGGTCGCGCCGGGTGGCGCGAGCCGCTGA
- a CDS encoding branched-chain amino acid ABC transporter permease: protein MSAHLNTTTHQAPAPAKYRLGDKIAAGLVLLLALIPLVSGDGFSLRFGAEILLIGTAVMSLNLLIGGGGLVSLGHAAVFGAAGYSAAVAAGSWGAQLPVMLVIGIFAGMLIASIIGLVTLRSAGLFFLVLTLVVGQMVWELAFRWRDVTGGADGLRGFPKLALGSLRLDTPLALYLVAAAIALVGWAVTRSFQRAPIGQALAGVRDQPIRMGALGYQVGRIRVTAFLLAGAVAGAAGAIYPFVNQYIGPNSVHWSMSAALIIMAVIGGVGSLYGGYLGALVYLFVQTEVSSYTDRWQLVIGLIFVATVILMPNGIAHWLGQRGVRGGRS from the coding sequence ATGAGCGCCCATCTGAACACCACCACGCATCAGGCACCTGCGCCTGCCAAGTACCGTTTGGGCGACAAGATTGCGGCCGGGCTGGTGCTGCTGTTGGCGCTGATCCCGTTGGTATCTGGCGACGGATTTTCGCTGCGCTTCGGTGCCGAAATCCTGTTGATCGGCACCGCGGTGATGAGCCTGAATCTGCTGATCGGTGGCGGTGGCCTGGTGTCGCTGGGCCATGCGGCGGTGTTTGGCGCGGCGGGTTACAGCGCGGCAGTTGCTGCCGGTTCCTGGGGGGCACAACTGCCGGTAATGCTCGTGATCGGTATCTTCGCCGGCATGCTGATCGCCAGCATCATAGGCCTGGTTACCTTGCGCAGTGCCGGCCTGTTCTTCCTGGTGCTGACCTTGGTGGTTGGTCAGATGGTCTGGGAACTGGCCTTCCGCTGGCGCGATGTCACCGGTGGTGCAGACGGCCTGCGCGGCTTCCCGAAACTGGCGCTGGGCAGCCTGCGCCTGGACACGCCTTTGGCTTTGTATCTGGTGGCGGCTGCCATTGCGCTGGTCGGGTGGGCAGTCACGCGCAGCTTCCAACGGGCACCGATTGGCCAAGCCTTGGCCGGTGTGCGCGATCAGCCGATTCGCATGGGGGCACTGGGTTATCAGGTTGGCCGCATCCGTGTGACTGCCTTCCTGTTGGCAGGTGCGGTGGCCGGTGCAGCGGGTGCGATCTATCCCTTCGTGAACCAATATATCGGCCCGAACTCGGTTCACTGGAGCATGTCGGCAGCGCTGATCATCATGGCGGTGATCGGCGGCGTGGGCTCTCTGTACGGCGGGTATCTGGGCGCATTGGTCTACCTGTTCGTGCAGACCGAAGTCAGCTCGTACACCGACCGCTGGCAACTGGTGATCGGCCTGATCTTCGTGGCCACCGTCATCTTGATGCCCAACGGCATTGCGCACTGGCTGGGCCAGCGCGGTGTGCGGGGAGGGCGGTCATGA
- a CDS encoding alpha/beta hydrolase, producing MSLDLTALLAFDPTRHQGGMIVPRTHECLITARSGAPYRILISWPEGEAPAAGWPIVYLLGSDTFLLATEMLRYRAGGGTADSLRAGIIVGIGYPAENRRVFDYTPAALHGEPNPKHHGADAFLDFVLDDLRPAVENVLPVDRGAQTFAGHSLGGMLVLLALFRQPDAFQSYLASSPSVWWRDAQLLEMAKRFAAQDATADVPVARLWLSAGEYEQALSPAELAENGPDIEVARKQRDTRFMVDHNREIANALRTRSDLRVGFRYFANETHRTIVPVALLAGLCAALASEWMPDEATAWDEC from the coding sequence ATGTCGCTGGACCTGACCGCCCTTCTCGCTTTCGATCCGACTCGCCATCAGGGCGGCATGATCGTTCCGCGCACCCATGAGTGCCTGATCACCGCCCGCAGCGGCGCGCCCTATCGCATTCTGATTTCCTGGCCCGAGGGCGAAGCACCCGCAGCGGGCTGGCCGATTGTCTACCTGCTGGGTAGCGACACCTTCCTGCTGGCCACCGAGATGCTGCGCTACCGGGCAGGCGGCGGCACGGCAGACAGCTTGCGGGCGGGCATCATCGTCGGCATTGGCTACCCGGCTGAGAACCGTCGTGTATTCGACTACACCCCTGCCGCGCTGCATGGCGAGCCGAACCCCAAGCACCACGGAGCCGACGCCTTCCTGGACTTTGTGCTGGACGACCTTCGGCCCGCCGTGGAAAACGTGCTGCCCGTCGATCGCGGCGCGCAGACCTTCGCCGGCCATTCGCTGGGCGGCATGCTGGTGTTGCTGGCGCTGTTCAGACAACCCGACGCGTTCCAGTCCTACCTGGCATCCAGCCCCTCGGTCTGGTGGCGCGATGCGCAGTTGCTGGAAATGGCCAAGCGTTTTGCCGCACAAGATGCCACGGCTGACGTGCCCGTTGCGCGTCTTTGGCTGAGCGCGGGTGAATATGAGCAAGCGCTCAGCCCGGCAGAACTGGCGGAAAACGGCCCCGACATCGAGGTTGCCCGCAAACAGCGCGACACCCGATTCATGGTCGATCACAACCGCGAGATTGCCAACGCACTGCGCACCCGCAGCGACCTGCGTGTCGGCTTTCGCTACTTTGCGAATGAAACCCACCGCACCATCGTGCCGGTCGCCTTGCTGGCGGGGTTGTGTGCGGCACTGGCGTCGGAATGGATGCCGGACGAAGCCACGGCGTGGGATGAATGCTGA